The sequence GATGAATAAAATCCGCCCCTTCATGAATTTTATCTGTTGCAATAGGTTGCAAATCAAAAATGGGAATTTGCTTGTGATTGACTTCCAAATGCGCCCAATCTTGCGGACGAACGGGATCGCCAACTAGTCCGCTCTCCTGATTTTCAAATGGCTGCAAAACGGTCAAAACCGAGAGTTTCCTGTCCGATGAAAGCGAAATAATTTCCTGATGATGCCCCATGGAAGCCAAGGGGATCGCTCCTAGATATAAGCGGCCTATCCCGTCTTGTTCGGGAAAAAGGCGAATCTCGTCATACCAATTGCGCTGGGCAATGGCAGGAAGCCCTTGTTTTAAGGCGGCCCATGCCGACTCAAGGCGAATACAGAGCAAAGAAAGCTCAAACCAAATCTTATGCTCATTCTTTTTGAAAAAAATGACGATGGCAAGAGCTGAAATGACAGCTATGGATCCAAAAGAATAAGGCGAAAGAGCAACCGCCCCCATTAAAACAGCCGCAGTAAAGGTAGCACACAGACTTACACTTAAAACCGACCAAAATAAGGGACTCTTTAAAACGCGCAGAACTATATTTTCCGTCTTTCTATTTAATTCTATTTGCCTTAAGGATTGTATACGAGAAGGATGGACTGCCGCGTCTTTTGAATGAGCCGTTATAGGTGCAGATACCTGTAAGCCCGATTGAATGAACACCATTATTTACCCCCCGTTTATGCGACTGTCGTCGAATTGGCGTAATATCAAACAAAAAAAATTTAATAAATTTATTTTTAAAACTTGCTATTTTCTCATCTCATTGAAAATATTCACCAAATTCATCTTTAAGAATTTCTTTTAATTCGCTTTAAAAGGTTGTCGATAAATTCCTCATTCTGTTAGATAAAGAGTTGTTTGTTAGAAAAATCACTAGAATAAAATTAATATTAATTATTTGCATACTGCGGCTCAAATTGGCAGTTTTAATACTTTTTATTAAATACTATAATTAATTTGATTATTTTATTCCATTTTTAAAATATTATTTTTTTTGAGATAATTATTTTTTTACAATCTTCTGATAAGTTTGCTAGGGTTTAGAGCCTGTTAAATAACTTATAGTAGCTGGCATTTGAGGGTATTCCCCCTAGGAGGTGCTTTTGCTCCCTAGGAAAAAGAACGCGAATCTCGGTTATTAGCGGTTTTAATATATCCTCTTAAAGCCTGTTGGCATTTAATAATTAGGAAATAACTATGCGCTCTCATCTTCATTACCATTTTGAGACAATTGATTCTACTAATACATGGGCAAAGAAAAATGTTGATCAGCTCGCTCCTGAAGGAATAACCTTGATTACAGCTTCAGAGCAAACAGGAGGAAGAGGTCGCTTTAAACGCCGATGGGAGTCCCCTCCCGATGTCAATATTTATGCGACTTTTTGCTTTTTTGTTGAGCCTAATCGCCCGGATATTGGGCATATTCCTCAATTGATGGCTTTAGCGACTGTTGATGTTCTTGAAGAATTGGAATTTGCTCCGTCTCTCAAATGGCCGAATGATGTGCTTTTGCAAGACAAAAAAGTCAGTGGCATTTTATGTGAAACTGTTTTAGCCGAGCAACGGCGCTGCATTATTTGTGGAATTGGTTTAAATGTTAACATGCCGTCCACCCTTCTAAAAAAAATTAATCGCCCGGCCACATCTTTATTGGTTGAAAGCCAGCGTTCATTTGAAATCAATCCCATTTTAAAAAGGCTGGAAGAGAGTTTTGGCCAGCATCTAGCCCGTTTCTTAAAAGAAGGATTTTCTCCTTTCTTCGAAACTTTCAGAGCTAAATCCTATTTTCAATTGGGGCAAAAAGTTCGCTTTCAAGATAGTCAAGGCCCGATTGAAGGACTTTTTGAAACTTTGGAAACCGATGGATCCGTTCGATTGCGTTTGCCTAACGGGATATCTAAAGCCTTTTATGCAGGTGAATTTATTTCTTAAGATTCGAGAGCACATACCGTCAAGTGGCCAGTGGCTGCCCAAGAGAATAGAAGTAAAAAATTATTTTAGAGCTTTAAGAATTCTTTAGCTAAATTTTAAAAAAATTTAATAGATATTTTTTTGACTTATTATGTTTTGTCTAATATAATAATCGCTTAATTTCAATATTTTAAACAAAGGAACATTAATCCTATGATTCAAGATTCTTTTCTAATTCCAAATTTTTTTCAAACGGTCCAGCAAGACTTTACGGAGCTTAAAGAAGCCTTTAGCAATTCATCTCAGTCTCGCAATGAGTTGCAGCAAGAAAAAGTCAATTTAGCGGCCATTCGCATGTTTGCTTCTTTAATGATGGGTTTAGGAGCCATTAAAACGCTTGTAGCTCTTACTTTTGTTGCCACTGCTCCTATAGGGGCTATATTGGGTATGGCTCTTGGAGTCGGTTTATATGCAATTGGTCATGATGTATTTATTATGGCGCGAAAGCGTACACAAGAGCTGGACAATCCTGTTATTAGAGTGGGAAATTTGGTGATAGGCCTTGTACACGAAGTACAGAATGTAATAAGAGGAGCTCCTAGCCAGCCAGGACAAGGCGTATGGGTCGAACGCACAAGAGACACTCTCCTCCGTCCTATTTGGCTAGCCCTTTTTAACCGCTAATCAGCCAAATCGCTAGGACGCAGTAATAAAAATGCGCTTAGGGGTGTATTCCCCCCTCATAACCTATATTTGAGATCATTTCTCCTAAGAGCGAAGAGCTCGAAGTTAGGTTATTAGTGGTTTAACAACCTAAGTTTGGAGTTTTTTTACCCTGTGGACTAACGCAAAAGCTCTTGCAAATGAAAAATGGCAAGACGGTCCCTATTTTTTGATATGGATCGCCTTGCCATTTATTCATCTCCGCAACTTTGACGTAATCGAAAGAGCAAAAAAAATCCAAGCTCAGGCTAATATCCCCTTCTTACAGGTCATTCGCTTTGATGAAAAGTCGTCAAGTCCGGTACAACGACTAAATCTGGATGCACCTTCGCCTTTAGAACTTGTTGAATATAGGAAAGCGTGGTTCCCGTAGCTGAAAAACACGATGTGCAAGAGCCTTGATAGGCAATAATGACCGCTTTTTCATCAACCAAATCCATGACTTGCACACCGCCGGCATCGAGCTCAATATAAGGCCGGATATCGCGATCTAAAACCCCGTCAATCAAGGCGATTTTTTGCTCCTGCGAAAGCTCTTGCCAGCCAGGATATCCCCCTTCCAGCACTTCTCCAATATCGCGGGGCGCAGGCGGAGCGACATAATTGACGGCCAGCGGAATGTCAAGGCATTGTTCAGCTGCATTTTCCATAGC is a genomic window of Candidatus Protochlamydia phocaeensis containing:
- a CDS encoding dual specificity protein phosphatase family protein, with the protein product MVFIQSGLQVSAPITAHSKDAAVHPSRIQSLRQIELNRKTENIVLRVLKSPLFWSVLSVSLCATFTAAVLMGAVALSPYSFGSIAVISALAIVIFFKKNEHKIWFELSLLCIRLESAWAALKQGLPAIAQRNWYDEIRLFPEQDGIGRLYLGAIPLASMGHHQEIISLSSDRKLSVLTVLQPFENQESGLVGDPVRPQDWAHLEVNHKQIPIFDLQPIATDKIHEGADFIHQSLQSGHVYVHCKAGRGRSAMEVMGYIMKYHKEKIEQRGEADFVQKAISLVRENRPQIYLSPKQIDSLYAYSATLQQDSLQRIA
- a CDS encoding biotin--[acetyl-CoA-carboxylase] ligase, producing the protein MRSHLHYHFETIDSTNTWAKKNVDQLAPEGITLITASEQTGGRGRFKRRWESPPDVNIYATFCFFVEPNRPDIGHIPQLMALATVDVLEELEFAPSLKWPNDVLLQDKKVSGILCETVLAEQRRCIICGIGLNVNMPSTLLKKINRPATSLLVESQRSFEINPILKRLEESFGQHLARFLKEGFSPFFETFRAKSYFQLGQKVRFQDSQGPIEGLFETLETDGSVRLRLPNGISKAFYAGEFIS